In the genome of Lacerta agilis isolate rLacAgi1 chromosome 2, rLacAgi1.pri, whole genome shotgun sequence, one region contains:
- the HNRNPA0 gene encoding LOW QUALITY PROTEIN: heterogeneous nuclear ribonucleoprotein A0 (The sequence of the model RefSeq protein was modified relative to this genomic sequence to represent the inferred CDS: deleted 4 bases in 2 codons), translating into MENSQLCKLFIGGLNVQTTEAGLREHFAAYGTLTDCVVVLNPQTKRSRCFGFVTYSAVEEADAAMAASPHAVDGNAVELKRAVSREDSARPGAHAKVKKLFVGGLKGDLGENDLVEHFSQFGPVEKAEIISNKQSGKKRGFGFVYFQNHDAADKAAVVKFHPIQGHRVEVKKAVPKEDIQGGGGGGSSRSSGGGRGRGRGGGGNRDHNGLSKGGGGGGGYNSYGGYGGGGGGGGYGSYGGGSYGGGAGGGDYGNGYGGFGSYSQHQSSYGPMKSGGAGGGGGGGWGPRSNSGPYRGGYGGGGYGGSF; encoded by the exons ATGGAGAACTCCCAGCTGTGTAAGCTGTTCATTGGCGGGCTGAACGTGCAGACGACGGAGGCCGGGCTGCGGGAGCACTTCGCGGCCTACGGGACCCTGACTGACTGCGTGGTGGTGCTGAACCCGCAGACCAAGCGCTCCCGATGCTTCGGCTTCGTCACGTACTCGGCGGTCGAGGAGGCCGACGCCGCCATGGCAGCTTCTCCGCACGCGGTGGACGGCAACGCCGTGGAACTGAAGCGGGCCGTCTCCCGCGAGGACTCGGCCCGGCCGGGGGCGCACGCGAAGGTGAAGAAGCTCTTCGTCGGAGGCCTCAAGGGGGACCTGGGCGAGAACGACCTGGTGGAACACTTCAGCCAGTTCGGCCCCGTGGAGAAAGCCGAGATCATCTCCAACAAGCAGAGCGGCAAGAAGCGCGGCTTCGGCTTCGTCTACTTCCAGAACCACGACGCCGCCGACAAGGCCGCCGTGGTCAAGTTCCACCCCATCCAGGGCCACCGCGTGGAGGTCAAGAAGGCCGTGCCTAAGGAAGACAtccagggcggcggcggcgggggctcCTCCAGGTCGAGCGGT GGCGGACGGGGGCGAGGAAGGGGAGGCGGAGGCAACCGGGACCACAACGGGCTCTCcaaaggaggcggcggcggcggcggctataACAGTTATGGTGGCtacggcggaggaggaggcggcgggggCTACGGATCCTACGGAGGCGGCTCATACGGTGGAGGAGCCGGCGGCGGCGATTACGGCAACGGGTACGGCGGCTTCGGCAGCTACAGCCAGCACCAGTCCTCCTACGGCCCCATGAAGAGCGGCGGCGCGGGGGGCGga ggcggcggcggctgggGCCCCCGCAGTAACAGTGGACCATACAGAGGCGGTTATGGTGGGGGAGGTTACGGCGGCTCCTTCTAA
- the LOC117041403 gene encoding neuropeptide Y receptor type 6-like, translated as MDPSVANSSKLQLSHFESCLPSIPAIFLLITAYAVVMLVGLLGNLCLIIIIRKQKESQNVTNILIANLSLSDIFVCVMCIPFTVAYTLMDYWVFGEAMCKISNFVQSMSVTASTFSLVLIAVERYQLIVNPRGWKPSISHAFWGIIFIWAFSIILSTPFFLFHQVTDDPFRNLSSHSDIYMNKVVCIEAWPSLEERRSFTTTMLVFQYFLPLGFIFVCYMKIFVCLQKRQGKVDKLREKEVRLNESKRINIMLISIIATFGACWLPLYIFNVVFDWNHEALINCHHNVVFTLCHLVAMISTCVNPIFYGFLNKNFQKDLASLLHNFKCCESQGLFENSALSTLNTDVSKGSFKLNNMPSNI; from the coding sequence ATGGATCCGTCTGTTGCAAACAGCAGTAAGTTGCAGCTTTCACactttgaatcctgcttgccgtCTATTCCTGCGATCTTCTTGCTCATCACAGCTTACGCTGTAGTCATGCTGGTGGGGCTCCTTGGCAACCTTTGCCTAATTATTATCAtcaggaaacagaaagaaagccAGAATGTCACCAACATTTTGATCGCCAACCTCTCCCTATCTGACATCTTTGTTTGTGTCATGTGCATCCCTTTCACTGTTGCGTACACTTTGATGGATTACTGGGTGTTTGGAGAAGCCATGTGTAAAATATCTAATTTTGTACAAAGTATGTCTGTCACTGCCTCTACATTCTCACTTGTGTTAATTGCTGTCGAGAGGTATCAGTTAATAGTAAACCCACGAGGTTGGAAGCCTAGTATTTCACACGCATTTTGGGGAATTATCTTCATTTGGGCCTTTTCTATAATACTGTCGActcctttttttttattccacCAAGTCACCGATGACCCCTTTAGAAATCTTTCTTCCCACAGTGATATTTATATGAACAAAGTTGTCTGCATTGAGGCATGGCCATCCCTTGAGGAGAGGCGTAGCTTTACCACAACAATGTTAGTTTTCCAGTACTTCTTACCACTAGGGTTTATTTTCGTCTGTTACATGAAAATATTTGTGTGCCTTCAGAAGAGGCAGGGTAAAGTGGATAAGTTAAGGGAGAAAGAGGTTAGACTAAATGAGAGTAAAAGGATTAATATTATGTTGATTTCAATTATTGCAACCTTTGGGGCATGTTGGTTACCGCTGTACATATTTAACGTTGTGTTTGACTGGAACCATGAGGCCCTGATCAACTGCCACCATAATGTGGTCTTTACTTTGTGTCACTTGGTAGCCATGATTTCGACGTGTGTCAATCCAATCTTCTATGGATTCCTCAACAAGAATTTTCAGAAAGATTTGGCTAGTCTGCTTCACAATTTCAAATGCTGTGAATCTCAAGGGTTGTTTGAGAACAGTGCCCTTTCAACTCTGAACACTGATGTGTCAAAGGGATCCTTTAAGCTGAACAACATGCCTTCGAATATCTGA